DNA sequence from the Antarctobacter heliothermus genome:
CCCGACGCCACGCTTTGGCACGAGGCGGGAAGAGACACGGAAATTTGGGGGCAGAAATGCACAGGGTGATCATCGGGCTGGCGGCGGCATTGGGGCTGGCCGGTTGTATGGAAGACGGAGCGATGCCCGAGGCGCAGGATGGGCGCGCGCTGTTCATGACGAATTGCGCGGTCTGTCACGGGGCGGACGGCAAGGGCGACGGGGTTATGGCGCGGGCGATGAAGACGCCACCCAAGAACCTGACGCTGATCCAACTGCGAAATGGGGATGTTTTCCCGCGCGCCAAGATCATGTCGACCATCGACGGCTATGCGCGATCTGATCTGGCCGGACCGGGGATGCCAGAGTTCGGCGCGTTGCTGGACGGCGATCTGGTGCCCTACGACAGTGGTGATGGCAAGCCGACGCCGACGCCGCGCAAGCTGGTGGCGCTGGCAGAGTATCTCGAATCGATACAGGCGCGTCGGACGCCCTGACGTTGTTACAGTGCGTGCGGGTGTTTGTCGGGCGTCGTGCGGGGCTCGTCCCGACCCTGCGGGCCGCAACATCGCCCGCCCGCCAACCCCGCCGGGGCGCGCCTGACGGCGCGCTTTTCGCTTCGCGATTCACCCGTGAACAGGCTGGCGGTGCGGCGCAGGCCTATGCGGCGACTGCCTTGCGCACCATGTCACAGTAGAGATCCTGCACTTGGGAGACGCCGAGGCGACCGCCGGGACGATACCAGGTGGTGATTCCGGTCAGCATCGCGATCACCGCAAGTGTCGTTAGCTTGGTGTCTGCGACGTCGAACAAGC
Encoded proteins:
- a CDS encoding c-type cytochrome, with product MHRVIIGLAAALGLAGCMEDGAMPEAQDGRALFMTNCAVCHGADGKGDGVMARAMKTPPKNLTLIQLRNGDVFPRAKIMSTIDGYARSDLAGPGMPEFGALLDGDLVPYDSGDGKPTPTPRKLVALAEYLESIQARRTP